From Pongo pygmaeus isolate AG05252 chromosome 1, NHGRI_mPonPyg2-v2.0_pri, whole genome shotgun sequence, one genomic window encodes:
- the BGLAP gene encoding osteocalcin — MRALTLLALLALAALCITGQAGAKPSGADFSKGAAFVSKQEGSEVVKRPRRYLYQWLGAPVPYPDPLEPKREVCELNPDCDELADHIGFQEAYRRFYGPV; from the exons ATGAGAGCCCTCACACTCCTCGCCCTACTGGCCCTGGCCGCACTGTGCATCACTGGCCAGGCAG GTGCGAAGCCCAGCGGTGCAGACTTCAGCAAAGGTGCAG CCTTTGTGTCCAAGCAGGAGGGCAGCGAGGTGGTGAAGAGACCCAGGCGCTACCTGTATCAATGGCTGGG AGCCCCAGTCCCCTACCCGGATCCCCTGGAGCCCAAGAGGGAGGTGTGTGAGCTCAATCCGGACTGTGACGAGTTGGCTGACCACATCGGCTTTCAGGAGGCCTATCGGCGCTTCTACGGCCCGGTCTAG